In Sphingobacterium sp. SRCM116780, the genomic stretch GCAAACTTACGCCTACTACTGACAGCATTGTCAACATCCGTTTTGTCAACCTGTCTCCATCTGGACCAAAAGTGGATATAAACATCCAAGGAATGAGTACAAAAGAAGTGAATGGTTTGGAATATCAAACTTTTACAAATTTTAAAGCATATCCGGCTACTAAAGATATATATAATATAGTCTTTGAGATTCGTCGTTCTTCCGATCAACAATTAGTGGACACTTATTATTTCAGTGTAGATAATTTTCGTTTTAAATCTGTAGCTGTAGTGATGATGGGGATATATCCCAGTGTACCTACAAATCCTTATACCGATAATTATCGGATTGAATCTTTTCTTTATCAATAGAAGATATGGAACATAAGAAAACCTGCAAAGCTCACTTTGCAGGTTTCTTTTTAGCTGCTCGTGGGCAGTACGGATGAGACCGTCGATTTTAGTTATAATAAACTATTTTTGTGTTAAAGAAAAAATTTAAACATACCGATATTTATACGACAGACGATCTCAATTTTACATTTGTAGTTTCTGTTCGATTATTAATTGCGAATGCCATTTCCTCCAATAAAGCAAATGTTATCACAGGTTGACCTGAAGAATCAGTTGCTTGGATGCTACATAAGAAATCACGAGGCGATGTACAAGTTGGCGGATTTGCTTGAGGATTACCGTAAAAAGCTGGGTTTGTAACACTGTAAGGAGGAATTCCTGTTGGATTATATGGATACCAAGGCATAATATTAATGCTTTTATAAATCAAAAAGCGTAAACTTTAATTGGTGCTTACTCTGTTATAGGGTTTTCAGCTTCGCCCTTTGCCTACTCGATTACGGATTTTCGGCCTACTCCGTTTTTGTAGTTATAGTAAACTACTTTTTTGTGCTAAATAAAAAATTGAAACATATCGATATTTATACGACAGACGGTCTCAATTTCACATTTGTAGTTTCTGTTCGATTATTAAGTGCGAATGTTATTTCTTCCAATAAAGCAAATGTTATCACGGGTTGGCCTGAAGAATCATTTGCTTGGATGGTACATAAGAAATTATCGGGTGATGGACAAGTTGGTTGATTTGCTTGAGGATTACCGTAAAAAGCGGGATTTGTAACACTGTAAGGAGGAGTTCCTGTTGGATTATATGGATACCAAGGCATAATATTAGTGCTTTTATAAATCAAAAAGCGTAAACTTTAATTGGTGCTTACTCTGTTATAGGGTTTTCAGCTTCGCCCTTTGCCTACTCGATTACGGATTTTCGGCCTACTCCGTTTTTGTAGTTATAGTAAACTACTTTTTTGTGCTAAATAAAAAATTGAACATATCGATATTTATACGACAGACGGTCTCAATTTCACATTTGTAGTTTCTATTCGGTTATTAATTGCGAATTCCATTTCCTCCAATAAAGCAAATGTTATCACAGGTTGACCTGAAGAATCAGTTGCTTGGATAGCACATAAGAAATCATGGGGTGGTGCACAAGCTGGTGGATATGCTTGAGGGGGACCAAAATAATTTGTGTTTATAACACTGTAAGGAGGAGTTCCTGTTGGAAGATATGGATACCAAGGCATAATTGTAACGCTTTTATAGATCAAAAAGCATAAACTTTAATTTCTTTAGAGCCTACTCTTTTCTGGATTTTCGGCATGTTCCTTATTTTTTATAGATGATACCAAATTTTATCGATCCCCTCCAACCGAAAATATTCTGGTCGTAGGATAATATGTTCACTATCGCATCTATATTGTATGGCCTTATGCATCTCTTTACATATTTCCTGATCCAGGATCGGTAAGCCATACTCACCTACGAAAGTATTGATGGCATAAATCTGACTCGTCGTATCGGTATTGACTGGACGTTTACTCCCCACCACATACAGGGTATATTGGTTAGGATCTAATGGATCCTGTTTCGAACCTAATGGTGGTGTAAATAAATACCAAACTCTCATCGCTTCAATACCTTAAAAATCATAACTTCTAAATATGCTTACTTTGTTATCGAGTGTTCAGCATTTCCCTTTTCAGCTCTATGTTTTAAATTTTCCTTTTACCAACCTGATGATAGGCACCGTACGGCTCTCTCTTTATGGGATCTATGTACGGTGCACCTATATCAGGAGGAAATTTAAAACAGTCAAACATTAATCGCAATCTTTACAATGACTACCTTTTAGCAATACATTGGTTGTGTTGGTTTGATTTTCCAATGCACAACAGATCTCTTCTTCTAGATCACAGGTAATGATCGGTTTTTTGCAGTGATCGTTTGCCTGTATAGCACAGACCACGAGATATCCTTCGCAATGTGGCGGATGTTCGCCATACAAAGTGTACTGATGCTCGTCTTTTGGATTACCGTCTTTTTTACAGCAGGGGGTGAATGAATACCAAGGCATAAATAAGGTGCTTTTATAGATCAAAAAGCGTAAACTTTAGTTATTTAAATAAATTGAACTCTATAACCAGTATGCCCAGCAGAGCTATGCCCGTTAGCCATATATTGACTTTAAAATGTTTTTTCCAACCTATTCTCCGGAACATTGCTCCGCAAGGGCAAGGGTAACTATCATATACCTGGTAGATGATTCCAGAAACATAGATTGTAAAGATCAGCATTAGACCGAATGAGAAGTACAAGCCCATTAATCTAGTTGAGGGGAACAGTAGCATAAAGACTACTGAAAGCTCTAAGATCGGAAGCAAGCCTGTCAAGATTGGGACGGTCCACTTCGGGATTGCTTGAGATTTCAGCACTTCGTAAAAGTACTTGAACTTAAAAAATTTCGGTATCGATGTATACGCCCAAAGTAGGACGAATAAAGTAACAATGGGATATATAATTAAAGTCGCAATCATAATATTCTTTTTATTTGTTGAATTAATCTGATACTAAGTTCGAGAGAAATAGAGTTTAGGAGTTAGCAAAAGATTGTCAGTTTTAATGATGAAAATGGAACAATTTTTTAGTCAATAATAGGCCAAAAGAACTATCAAGCACTTTACATCCAAGATGTAAAGAATTGAACAATAGATGTATATTTAAAGTAGCTGTTATCATATGCGTTTTTATTTGTTGAATTAATCTGATACTAAGTTCGAGAGAAATGGAGTTGGAGTGTTAGCAAAAGATTGTCAGTTTTAATGAGTGAAATTGAACAATTTTATAGCTAATAATAAGATAAATGGATTGTTAAACACGTTGCACCTTAAATGTAAAATATTGACTAGTATGTTTAATTAAAGGCTATTCATGCGATATTTTCTTATGAAGAGGTACTTTATCGATCTGCGCAATTCCATTGAACAGGTTTATTCAAATATTTATGAAGTTCAGATTCAGATAATAGTAATTAGGCATAACCTAAGAAAAACTAAAATTTTTGTGTTATCTCCCCGAAAACAAATATCTATACATATCCATTAGGGAAGTGGCTCCGTATGAGAACTTCTTATTAGTATACTTACGTTAAAATGCATTTCATACCTATAAATTTCACGAATATGCTTTCAATAAATTTTATGAAGAATAAACCATTTCTACTCATCCTTTTATTACTGCTAGCCACCTCGTCTTTTGCTCAAAATAAAGATGCTATAGCCTTTGCAAAAGTGATCAATAGCACAAATGCTAAAGAACATCTTACTATATTGGCTTCGGATGAATGGCGTGGTCGAGAGGCTGGAACCGTTGATGGTCAAAGAGCAGCACAATATATTGCGGATTACTATCAAAAAATAGGGATAAAAGGTGCTAATAATGGGGGCTACATGCAAGAAGTGACCGCTATGCGTATCCCATTGTCCGAATCTTTACAAGTTCAGAAGATGTCATTTAAACCTGTGCTCGATTTTTTTAATATACCTGGCTCTGTTTCCTTGTCTGGTTTCCATTTGGAAGCGGATAGCATACTTTTTGCAGGTTATGGAATTATTAAAGAAGGATTTGAATCCTATAACGATTTTCAAAATCAATCTGTAACTGGTAAGGTCGTGATGTTGCTTGGATCTGGATCACGAGATGAAACATTCTCTTTCCAAGATAAAATCAAGTATTTATCTTTCCATAAAGCGAAAGCAGTTTTGATGGTCGAACCTGTGGTGGATAATAAATCGGATGGACTTTTGCAACACCTTACCAACAGTCAGATGCTCTTAGAGGGTTCGACGGAATTATCTACTGTAGAAAAGATGACACAGAGTATGCCGCTCATTTATATCGGACAAAGAGTTGCTGATGTATTATTAAAGTCCGCAAACACCAATCTTGTTGCGATCAGAAAAAAGCTTACAGAAAACAATAAGCCTTATCCATTTGTTTTTAAAACTGACTTTTCGGCTTCAGCCTCAAGAGCACTGGAAACGGTTCATCCAGCCAATGTATTGGGTTTTATTCCGGGGTCAGACCCCATATTGAAAGATGAGGTAATATTGCTCAGTGCACATTATGATCATTTGGGAATAAATCATTATAGTGTGGGCGATAGTATCAACAATGGCGCGGATGATAATGGATCGGGAACTACTGGTCTGTTACTTATGGCAGATGCTTTTATGCAGGCTGTTAAGGCAGGTAAGGGGCCTAAACGCAGTATTTTGTTTATGGCGACAACTGGTGAAGAAAAGGGATTGCTCGGTTCGTCTTGGTATATCAATCATGCTGTGATATCTTTAAACAAGATTATTACTAATCTCAACGTAGATATGATTGGTCGTACTGATACGTTGTCGCACTCCGATAACAATTATATCTATATCATAGGTGCGGATAAACTGAGTTCTGACCTAGATCGGATTGTAAAAGAAACAAATGCTACCTATACGAAACTTGAACTGGATGAGCGGTATAATGTACGTAATGATCCATTTCAATTGTATTACCGATCAGATCACTATAATTTTGCTAAGCAAGGCATACCCGTTACCTTTTACTTCAGTGGCTTTCATTCGGATTACCATAAACCTAGCGATGAACTTTCCAAAATTGACTTTGATCTCTTGTGCAAACGAACACAATTAATTTTTTATACAGCCTGGGAATTAGCGAATGCTAAGACAAAACCTACGGTGGATAAAAAGATGGAATAGTTGTAAGCATTGGTTATTAGTGATATATGTTTTTAAGTATACTGTTCTGAAATAGTAAGAGGCTGTATCAAAACGTTAAAAGTTAGATACAGCTTCTTTTTTGTAATAGCCAGCTTCTTGCCTGAGTATTTCCTGGATCTGATCTATTTTTCTTTTTTTCAAAAAAGGGTTAAAAAGTACCTTTTTAGGCTGCTTTTTTCCTTAAGTTTTGTGCAATTGCTAATAATGCCCATTCAATTTCCACTTTTTGCTTGCCTTTGAGCATAAAGCGGCGGAACCGGTGGTTCTGTTTAATGTTTGCAAAGACTGGTTCAACATCGCAACACCGCTTTTTTCGTTTTTTTATTCCTTCTTCAGAATTCAACAAATGATAAGCTTTGTCTCGATATCCAATCAGGTCATGGTTGATCTCCACAATTCTATTTCCTGCCGATTTATGACAGGTTCCATTTAATGGACAGGTGGAGCAGTTTTTTGCTTGGTATCTGGTGTACGTCTGAATAAAGCCCGATTTTGTTTTTTTATGGGCCTTTCCGATTGATGCCATTTGTTGACCCATTGGACAGATCACCACATCCAGTTCTTTATTGTGAAATAGTCTGTCAGTACTGAATGGCTTCCTGTTGTTGTTTATCGAACATGCCATACTTCACATAGGCTTGGGTACCTAGGTTTTCTAAGAGTTCGAAGTTCTCCTGTGAACCATATCCCGCATTGGCAACAAGGATTTTAGGGGCTGCACCATAGGATTCAATATGTTGTTCTAAATGAGATCTTAAGGTATTGGTATCCGTCGCCTCAGGATGGATACTGTAGTTCACGATAAACTGATTGCAGGTTGATATCTGAACATTATAACCTGGCTTGAGCTGGCCATTGCGCATATGATCTTCCTTCATGCGCATAAAAGTCGCATCTGTATCCGTTTTACTATAGCTATTACGCTCACCTAGTGTTTCTTCCTGCCTGTCATACTTTTCCAGGTTTTTGCCAAAGTTTTTCTTGATGTACAGAAGTTTTGCCCGATGTTTCTTATCCACCTTTTTGCTGCTGCCAAGAACTTCATTTATCCGCTCAACAGTATCCTCTAGATTTTCCCTATTAAGCCCTTTGTTTGTTGGAGGTTCCGGTGGGAGCTCGTCATCTTCTTTTTGGGCAATAACACAAGCGTAATCCCAGATGTCCTGCAATTGCTGTTTCATCTTGAGCTTGTTGGTCTGGATGGACTTTTTCCAAACAAAAGTGTACTTACCTGCATTTGCTTCAAGCTTAGTACCATCTGTATAAACCTCTTCGATTGATAATAACCCCTCTTCATTAAGTAAGATAACAACTTGATTAAATACTTCCCGCAAAGAACCTTTAAGGCGAACACCACGGAACCGGTTAATGGTATTATGATCAGGCCTACTCATGCCGCTGAGCCACATGAATGGAATATGCTCTTTACAGGCAACGGAAAGCTTTCTGCTGGAGTAAATATTGGAAACATAGCCGTAGATCAATACCTTCAAAAGCATCAAAGGATGATAACTTGAAGCACCGGTTTTATAATATTTGTCAAGAATACCATCAATGTTAATGGAGTTGATCACTTGGTCAATGATCCGAACAGGATGGTCCTGGGGAATCAATTCATCAAAGGTTGGTGGAAAGGCCATCAATTGATGCTGATAATAGGGTTTGAAATTAGGTAATTTTCGAGACATAATCATCGATTTATAATATATAAATATATGAAAATCAAATGATTGTATAAATAAAACAAGAAAATATATAATACAAAAAAAGACTGTATCAACTATTTATGATACAGCCCCTTATTATACACTCAAAATAGGTCTAGGTGTTTTGTTTTTAAGGTTTCAACTTGACGTTTGTACTGTCCATCCTGTTTTGTAGGGCATTACCTATTTCACAAAGTAAGGCGAAGGTGAGAATTGGCTGTCCTCCACTGTCATTCGCCTGTATTGCACAAAGGAATTTTTTTGGAGTTGGACAGAATGGAGGATTACTTCCTACAAGTGTGTAACTGTTTGGACCGCAAACAGATCCTCCAATATATGAATACCATGGCATAATTATAGCGCTTTTATAGATCAAAAAGCTTAAACTTTAATGAATTACCTACTCTATTATAGGATTTTCGGCTTCCTCCTTTTGTTTATATTGGATGGTAGATATGGAAATAGAATAATTACATATTGCATTTTTCCACATATACTCGTTTATTGATACTAAGTTCAAGAGAAATAGAAGGAAGGTGTTAGCAAAAGCTTGTCTGTCTTATTGATAAAAAGTGGACAAATACAGTTAATGATTATGACAAAATTGAATAAGAAGACTGTCTAAATACCCTTTAAAAAGAAATTACCGACTTTACAACGTGGATTTTCTTGTTTTTATTTTCAAGATTTAATAAAAACAAGAAAGATGCTTTTAACCTCATTTTTTTTCTAAGATCTTTTTCTTCAACAAGTACCCTCGTCTAGTGAGTCCTACGTGCATCGATTTTGTATAAACTGAAATAATATTACATAACAAAAGATTCTCTTATTTAACTTGGACAAGAATATGAAATAAATTTAAGTACCTTGTTTTGAAATAAGAGATTGTAATTTGTATGACAATCTCTTATTATCCATTCAAAATAGGTCTATGTATTTCATTCTAAGGCTTCAATCTTATATTAGTTGAATTAACACATTGGACATTGATTGCTGCTAGACAATCGTACATTTGTCGTATCTATTCTACATTGAAGAGCATAAGCAATTTCTGCACAGAGTGCAGCTGTGATAACAGGTTTTCCCGCATTGTCATTCGCCTGTATTGCACAAAGAAAATTATTTGGCGGTGGACATGGAGGAGGTACAGCCCCCAATAATGTATAATTATTGGGATCGCAAGGAAGACAAGGAGAGGTGGGTGTAAATAAATACCAAGGCATAATTTTGTTGCTTTTATAGATCAAAAAGCTTAAACTTTAATAAATGCCTACTCTGTTATAGGATTTTCGGCAACCTCCTTTTGGTTTATATTGGTGGTCGATATGGAAATAACGCGGTTACATATACTGCACTTTTTCCATAACGACTCGTTTGTTGATACTAAGTTCAAGAGAAATTGGATGGTGGGGTTAGCAAAAGCTTGACAGTTTTATTGACGAGAAGTCGACAAGTATAGCTAATGATTAAGACAAAACGATCAAGAAGGCTTTAAAGGTCTCTTAAAAAAAGAAATCCCCGACTTTACAAGAGGGCACTGAAAAAGTTCCCTTTAGAAAAGACAAGAAGAAAAAATCTAAAAACACGAGCCAAAGGCTCTGAGAATCGCTTATTTCTTACAATAAGTATGTTATTTCTCAAATATTGAAAGGAAAAGGGCTTGTACAAACAAAAATGTACAAGCCCTAATTTTATCGGTAGTTTTTCAGTGCCCTCACTTTACAACGGGAATTCCTTTTTATTTTTCAAGATTTAATAAAGATTAAGAAGATACCTCCTTAACCCTTACCTCGTCTTTTTTCTAATATCTTTTTCTTCAACAGCGAATAGCCTTGTCGAGTGAGTCCGACATGCATGGCTTTGGTACAGACAGAAGCAATATTGCAGAACAAAGGGTTCTCCTCTTCAAATTGGATAATACGCTGTACGGAAGCTTCATTCAGTAACCGGATCCGATGTTGAAAGGCTTGCTCATTCACATTGGAAATATGCTCCAGATGTGAAGCAACCTCAGGAAATTCGCCGCGTATAGCAAGGATTTCTTTATAACTCATCGATAATACAGTACCAGGTTCGAGCATTTGGATATAATTGTTCCGATATTCACCTCGGCTTAGACTGGAAGAAAAGAGCATTAGTTCGTTTTTCTTCCAAA encodes the following:
- a CDS encoding MauE/DoxX family redox-associated membrane protein, translating into MIATLIIYPIVTLFVLLWAYTSIPKFFKFKYFYEVLKSQAIPKWTVPILTGLLPILELSVVFMLLFPSTRLMGLYFSFGLMLIFTIYVSGIIYQVYDSYPCPCGAMFRRIGWKKHFKVNIWLTGIALLGILVIEFNLFK
- a CDS encoding M28 family peptidase; the encoded protein is MKNKPFLLILLLLLATSSFAQNKDAIAFAKVINSTNAKEHLTILASDEWRGREAGTVDGQRAAQYIADYYQKIGIKGANNGGYMQEVTAMRIPLSESLQVQKMSFKPVLDFFNIPGSVSLSGFHLEADSILFAGYGIIKEGFESYNDFQNQSVTGKVVMLLGSGSRDETFSFQDKIKYLSFHKAKAVLMVEPVVDNKSDGLLQHLTNSQMLLEGSTELSTVEKMTQSMPLIYIGQRVADVLLKSANTNLVAIRKKLTENNKPYPFVFKTDFSASASRALETVHPANVLGFIPGSDPILKDEVILLSAHYDHLGINHYSVGDSINNGADDNGSGTTGLLLMADAFMQAVKAGKGPKRSILFMATTGEEKGLLGSSWYINHAVISLNKIITNLNVDMIGRTDTLSHSDNNYIYIIGADKLSSDLDRIVKETNATYTKLELDERYNVRNDPFQLYYRSDHYNFAKQGIPVTFYFSGFHSDYHKPSDELSKIDFDLLCKRTQLIFYTAWELANAKTKPTVDKKME